The Gopherus evgoodei ecotype Sinaloan lineage chromosome 8, rGopEvg1_v1.p, whole genome shotgun sequence genome includes a region encoding these proteins:
- the SLC5A9 gene encoding sodium/glucose cotransporter 4 isoform X2 produces the protein MSQPTPATTEPPGQPGRRNFAFEVVDIVVVIVYFVFVLAVGIWSSIRASRGTVGGYFLAGRSMTWLPIGASLMSSNVGSGLFIGLAGTGAAGGLAVGGFEWNATWALLALGWIFVPVYIAAGVVTMPEYLKKRFGGQRIQIYMSVLSLILYIFTKISTDIFSGALFIQVSLGWNLYLSTVILLAVTAVYTIAGGLTAVMYTDVLQTVIMVLGASVLAFIGFEKVGWFEGLKEKYNTMIPSVIVPNTTCHLPRADAFHMLRNPVTGDIPWPGLIFGLSVLATWCWCTDQVIVQRSLSAKNLSHAKGGSVLGGYLKMLSMFFIVMPGMISRALYPDEVGCVDPKVCETVCGAKVGCSNIAYPKLVMGLMPVGLRGLMIAVMMAALMSSLTSIFNSSSTLFAIDIWQRLRKKATEQELMIVGRVFVLILIVISILWIPIIQMSNSGQLFDYIQSITSYLAPPITALFILAIFCKRINEPGAFWGLMFGLVVGGIRMIMEFSYGAPSCGEEDPRPAVLKDVHYLYFALILCVLTGIVITLISLCTPPIPEEKLASLTWWTRHSRAPAIDLVSYKSESAEVNPSVGESDGDEPTWENTDSGSKEHGASPPCWRKLYFWFCGISSSPGPTLTKEEKAVLERKLTSIVEKPLSKTVCNINAIILLAINVFLWGYFG, from the exons ATTGGAGCCTCCTTGATGTCAAGCAATGTGGGCAGCGGCTTGTTCATCGGCCTAGCAGGCACAGGAGCAGCTGGGGGCCTCGCCGTCGGGGGCTTTGAGTGGAAT GCTACCTGGGCACTGCTGGCCCTCGGCTGGATTTTTGTGCCTGTTTACATTGCTGCAGGAGTTGTCACAATGCCTGAGTACCTGAAGAAGAGATTTGGAGGACAGAGGATTCAAATCTACATGTCCGTACTGTCCCTCATTCTCTATATTTTCACCAAGATATCA ACAGATATTTTCTCTGGAGCGCTCTTCATCCAAgtctccctgggctggaacctttaCCTGTCCACTGTGATCTTGCTAGCCGTGACAGCTGTCTACACTATAGCTG GTGGTTTAACCGCTGTGATGTATACAGATGTGCTGCAGACTGTGATCATGGTACTTGGGGCTTCGGTTCTTGCCTTTATAG gGTTTGAAAAAGTCGGCTGGTTTGAAGGACTTAAAGAGAAATACAACACCATGATACCCAGTGTCATAGTCCCAAACACCACCTGTCACCTCCCACGCGCTGATGCCTTCCACATGCTCAGGAACCCTGTCACTGGGGACATTCCTTGGCCTGGCCTTAtctttggcctctctgtgctGGCTACTTGGTGTTGGTGCACTGATCAG GTTATAGTCCAAAGGTCTCTCTCTGCCAAGAACCTCTCCCATGCCAAGGGTGGATCGGTGCTGGGGGGTTATTTGAAAATGCTCTCTATGTTTTTCATTGTCATGCCTGGTATGATCAGCAGAGCTCTTTACCCAG ATGAAGTGGGATGTGTGGACCCGAAAGTCTGTGAAACCGTCTGCGGAGCTAAAGTGGGTTGTTCTAACATTGCCTATCCTAAGCTTGTAATGGGACTCATGCCTGTAG GACTTCGGGGTTTGATGATAGCTGTGATGATGGCAGCCCTGATGAGTTCCCTCACCTCGATCTTCAACAGCAGCAGTACGCTCTTTGCCATAGATATCTGGCAGCGGCTCCGCAAGAAAGCCACAGAGCAGGAGCTCATGATTGTTGGCAG AGTGTTTGTTCTCATCCTCATTGTCATCAGTATTCTCTGGATTCCCATCATTCAGATGTCCAATAGCGGCCAGCTCTTTGACTACATTCAGTCTATAACCAGTTATCTGGCCCCACCAATTACTGCCCTTTTCATCCTGGCAATCTTCTGCAAGAGGATCAATGAGCCT GGTGCTTTCTGGGGCCTCATGTTCGGGCTGGTAGTAGGTGGCATTCGAATGATCATGGAGTTTTCCTATGGTGCACCATCCTGTGGTGAGGAGGACCCAAGACCAGCTGTGCTAAAGGATGTGCACTACCTGTACTTTGCCCTCATTCTCTGCGTGCTCACGGGCATCGTCATTACCCTAATTAGTCTCTGCACTCCACCAATCCCAGAGGAAAAG CTGGCTAGCCTGACGTGGTGGACTAGACACAGCAGAGCTCCCGCAATTGATCTGGTGAGCTACAAGAGCGAGTCGGCGGAGGTAAATCCTTCAGTGGGCGAGAGTGATGGGGACGAGCCGACATGGGAGAACACGGATTCAGGGAGCAAAGAACATGGAG CAAGCCCTCCTTGCTGGAGGAAGTTATACTTCTGGTTCTGCGGGATCTCCAGCAGCCCGGGACCCACACTGACCAAGGAAGAGAAAGCAGTCCTGGAAAGGAAACTCACCAGCATTGTGGAAAAGCCACTATCAAAGACTGTTTGCAACATTAATGCTATAATCCTGCTGGCTATTAACGTCTTTCTGTGGGGATACTTTGGCTGA
- the SLC5A9 gene encoding sodium/glucose cotransporter 4 isoform X1, which translates to MSQPTPATTEPPGQPGRRNFAFEVVDIVVVIVYFVFVLAVGIWSSIRASRGTVGGYFLAGRSMTWLPIGASLMSSNVGSGLFIGLAGTGAAGGLAVGGFEWNATWALLALGWIFVPVYIAAGVVTMPEYLKKRFGGQRIQIYMSVLSLILYIFTKISTDIFSGALFIQVSLGWNLYLSTVILLAVTAVYTIAGGLTAVMYTDVLQTVIMVLGASVLAFIGFEKVGWFEGLKEKYNTMIPSVIVPNTTCHLPRADAFHMLRNPVTGDIPWPGLIFGLSVLATWCWCTDQVIVQRSLSAKNLSHAKGGSVLGGYLKMLSMFFIVMPGMISRALYPDEVGCVDPKVCETVCGAKVGCSNIAYPKLVMGLMPVGLRGLMIAVMMAALMSSLTSIFNSSSTLFAIDIWQRLRKKATEQELMIVGRVFVLILIVISILWIPIIQMSNSGQLFDYIQSITSYLAPPITALFILAIFCKRINEPGAFWGLMFGLVVGGIRMIMEFSYGAPSCGEEDPRPAVLKDVHYLYFALILCVLTGIVITLISLCTPPIPEEKLASLTWWTRHSRAPAIDLVSYKSESAEVNPSVGESDGDEPTWENTDSGSKEHGAASPPCWRKLYFWFCGISSSPGPTLTKEEKAVLERKLTSIVEKPLSKTVCNINAIILLAINVFLWGYFG; encoded by the exons ATTGGAGCCTCCTTGATGTCAAGCAATGTGGGCAGCGGCTTGTTCATCGGCCTAGCAGGCACAGGAGCAGCTGGGGGCCTCGCCGTCGGGGGCTTTGAGTGGAAT GCTACCTGGGCACTGCTGGCCCTCGGCTGGATTTTTGTGCCTGTTTACATTGCTGCAGGAGTTGTCACAATGCCTGAGTACCTGAAGAAGAGATTTGGAGGACAGAGGATTCAAATCTACATGTCCGTACTGTCCCTCATTCTCTATATTTTCACCAAGATATCA ACAGATATTTTCTCTGGAGCGCTCTTCATCCAAgtctccctgggctggaacctttaCCTGTCCACTGTGATCTTGCTAGCCGTGACAGCTGTCTACACTATAGCTG GTGGTTTAACCGCTGTGATGTATACAGATGTGCTGCAGACTGTGATCATGGTACTTGGGGCTTCGGTTCTTGCCTTTATAG gGTTTGAAAAAGTCGGCTGGTTTGAAGGACTTAAAGAGAAATACAACACCATGATACCCAGTGTCATAGTCCCAAACACCACCTGTCACCTCCCACGCGCTGATGCCTTCCACATGCTCAGGAACCCTGTCACTGGGGACATTCCTTGGCCTGGCCTTAtctttggcctctctgtgctGGCTACTTGGTGTTGGTGCACTGATCAG GTTATAGTCCAAAGGTCTCTCTCTGCCAAGAACCTCTCCCATGCCAAGGGTGGATCGGTGCTGGGGGGTTATTTGAAAATGCTCTCTATGTTTTTCATTGTCATGCCTGGTATGATCAGCAGAGCTCTTTACCCAG ATGAAGTGGGATGTGTGGACCCGAAAGTCTGTGAAACCGTCTGCGGAGCTAAAGTGGGTTGTTCTAACATTGCCTATCCTAAGCTTGTAATGGGACTCATGCCTGTAG GACTTCGGGGTTTGATGATAGCTGTGATGATGGCAGCCCTGATGAGTTCCCTCACCTCGATCTTCAACAGCAGCAGTACGCTCTTTGCCATAGATATCTGGCAGCGGCTCCGCAAGAAAGCCACAGAGCAGGAGCTCATGATTGTTGGCAG AGTGTTTGTTCTCATCCTCATTGTCATCAGTATTCTCTGGATTCCCATCATTCAGATGTCCAATAGCGGCCAGCTCTTTGACTACATTCAGTCTATAACCAGTTATCTGGCCCCACCAATTACTGCCCTTTTCATCCTGGCAATCTTCTGCAAGAGGATCAATGAGCCT GGTGCTTTCTGGGGCCTCATGTTCGGGCTGGTAGTAGGTGGCATTCGAATGATCATGGAGTTTTCCTATGGTGCACCATCCTGTGGTGAGGAGGACCCAAGACCAGCTGTGCTAAAGGATGTGCACTACCTGTACTTTGCCCTCATTCTCTGCGTGCTCACGGGCATCGTCATTACCCTAATTAGTCTCTGCACTCCACCAATCCCAGAGGAAAAG CTGGCTAGCCTGACGTGGTGGACTAGACACAGCAGAGCTCCCGCAATTGATCTGGTGAGCTACAAGAGCGAGTCGGCGGAGGTAAATCCTTCAGTGGGCGAGAGTGATGGGGACGAGCCGACATGGGAGAACACGGATTCAGGGAGCAAAGAACATGGAG CAGCAAGCCCTCCTTGCTGGAGGAAGTTATACTTCTGGTTCTGCGGGATCTCCAGCAGCCCGGGACCCACACTGACCAAGGAAGAGAAAGCAGTCCTGGAAAGGAAACTCACCAGCATTGTGGAAAAGCCACTATCAAAGACTGTTTGCAACATTAATGCTATAATCCTGCTGGCTATTAACGTCTTTCTGTGGGGATACTTTGGCTGA